The Falco biarmicus isolate bFalBia1 chromosome 7, bFalBia1.pri, whole genome shotgun sequence genome contains the following window.
TTTTGCAGCAGTCTCAGCTGAAATAAGGAATAGGGGATTGTACCAACCACTGTTTGACACTGAGCTCACGgctgcctcccctgccacaTAGAATCTggtattaatttaattttatttcgTCCTGTCCAGCAGTTTGAATTCACAACGCACTGGAGTTTCCTTTGTTACAAGGCACCACTAAGAGAAGGTGGGACCTTCTGGCATGTGAATATGGACAGATGGGTCTTCTATACCTGTAATGATGATTGCAGACTGTGGGATaactgctttagcaggggaGCGTGTGCAGCGCACCTCAGCACCCAGGTTACCATGTAAGTAGTTAGTTTCTGTGTTGCTTGCAATGTAGCAGAGTTGTCACAAATGAGTGGTTTCAGTGAAGTTGCAGCACAGGCTTCACATCAGTACCGGAGTAGTTAATGGCATTGGCACTGACATTGTCCTGATTAGATTTCAAAGTTAATGCTGCAGGAAGGGGAATAAGGTGGCTGACACTTCCCTGTACTATCATTATGAGCTGTTTGCAGGTGCCACCATGTCTACTCCATTCCGGTCATATTGGGAAGGTTTTATTTACCGCTGCAAAAAATGTGAACTTTATTCCTGTAAATAAGGCTTAGGCAGCAGAGCACAGACCTGTACTCTGCAGCAGGCTGCGGGGAAAATCTGTGTTAGCAAATCACCAGATGTGCGACACCCAGACCCCATTTGCTCCACAGCCCCCTAAAGGACAGcgacatgagccagcagggtgggTGCTGTTCCCAGCACCTCCTTCacgctctgccctgctgctcgctgcccagtgctgccaggCAAACACGGCGCTAGTCACTTTGGCCGGCTGCTATCAACTACtgtagaatcatggaatcattgaggttggaaaagacctgtaagaCCATCGAGCCCAACCGTTACCCCAGCCGTGCCCAGCCCACCCCTAACCCGTGTCCCCAAGTGTCACATCTGTGCGgtttttgaacacctccagggatggcgaggccaccatgtccctgggcagcctgtcagTGCGTGACCACCCTGTCCATGAAGGAATTGTTCCCGGTACCCCAcctgaacctcccctggggcagctggaggctgcttcctctggtcctgtcgcttgttccgtgggagcagagaccgaccccccctgcccacagcccctgtcaggcagctgcagggagcgaccagccccccccagccccctcctctccaggctgagcccccccagcccccgcccggctctggacacgctccagcccctcagtgtccctctggccgtgaggggcccagagctgagcccagggctcgaggggcggcctcacccgtgccgagcgcagggggacgggcactgccccggccccgctggccACGCCGTGTGGGACACCAGCCGGGGCGCTGCTAGCCTCCTGGGCCACCCGGGCACGCGGGGGGCTCAtgcgcagcccccgccgggcagccccccagccccctgccccagccgcagctgcgggggctgctgtgccccacggGCCCCCGGCGCTGAGCCGCGCCGCCCCTCGCACGCTTGGCCTTGGCtccccggcccggcctgcccagccccccgagccccctgccccccggcagagccgctgcccccagcccggtgCCACCTGCGAGCTACCCGCGGTGCCCTGGCTGCCCCGCGCAGAGCTAtgacagggctgggggacagggctgggggacagggctgggggacagggctgggggacagggctgggggacagggtGGCCCCGGCGCTCCCCCCGCAGCACGCCGCTGCCCCGGGCATCGCGCCAGTCGCTGGATCGCTGCGATCGTGACTCGCCGCCGGCGGCCGCagccgggcgcggggcggggcggggcggggcggtggggccgagccgggccgggccctccCCTGACATGGCGGCGCCGAGCGGCGCCCGCGGGGCGTGAATAaagggcggcgggcggggccgcggcgtggcgcggcgcggcgggtgagtggggccggcggcgggggcgggggcggccgggccggggctgccggcccGCCATGACCGGCGCGCAGCTGACGCGGACGGGGATCCTGCGGATGGCgctgggcggcggcggcccgctggcggcggcggagggcggcggggagcggcgggcgcCCTTCCTGCTGCGGGCCCTGCGCATCGCCGTAGTGGTCTGCCTCTACTGGTTCACCTCCATCGCCATGGTCTTCCTCAACAAGTACCTGCTGGACAGCCCCTCGCTGCGCCTCGACGCCCCCCTCTTCGTCACCTTCTTCCAGTGTGCCCTGACGGCCGCGCTCTGCCTGGGCCTCAGCCTGGGGGCGGCCTGCgggcccccctgccccggcctgccCGCCCTCCGCCTGGACCCCAAGGTGTCCCGCAGCGTCCTGCCCCTCTCCGTTGTCTTCATCGGCATGGTCACCTCCAACAACCTCTGCCTCAAGCATGTCGGTGTGGCCTTCTACAATGTGGGGCGATCCCTCACCACCGTCTTCAACGTGCTGCTCTCCTACCTGCTCCTCAAGCAGACCACCTCCCTCTACGCCCTCCTGGCCTGCGGAGTTATCATAGGTGAGGGGGTGGGCGGGCACGCACCCCCTTGGGAAGCCATCCCACCGGCATGGCAGCTCCTGCTGACAGGGGGGGTGCCCTGGGGGGCTGGTGCCTCACAGggcccccagcagcctggcactgcCTAGAGTGAGTGTGTTGGAAACTCCTTAAGAAAGGCAGTTACCTTTACCGGGCCATGGCtccctttttcctctctaaCAAACTTTAACTTACCTTTCTTCCCCCCTGCCCATGATACAGCAGGTGGATTTCCCCTCTTCTCAACTGCTTGTTGATTATTAACTCGGGTAACAGTGCTTATGGTCGGCGCCGCTGGGACCACACGATGGAGCCTGCCGGTTCAGATGGCGTGATGAGTGGTTAGCTGACCAAGCCAAGCGTAAAACACCGCCAGAAGATCTGGCTGTGTGGTTAGCATGCAGGACAAGGCATTGACTGGCTTAACGGGAATTGCTTACAAGCCTTTCATTCCAAAGGCATCGGGAGTGCCAAAAGCTACCTTCCACTGGAAGGCCATTTAGATGCCAGTAATGGTGAAGTATTGACTTCAGTCCAGTTCCAGGTGGATGCCAGTTCACTTTGGTGCTCAGACAAGCAGATGGGCTCATGAAAATGAGACAGAAGAATCTCCTCTCCATAGAAGAGGTGAACAGGAGCAGaactactgggtttttttccacacaagTGATGCAAGCAATTGCCTTCAGCTAGTCTTGCCGCTCAGGTATTGCCCAGGACTGTGGTGTCTGCCAGCCTTACAGGGTTACTGTAAGACCCTGTCCCCCAGGCTccatttccttttgctgtgaGAGCATTGCCTGTATGCCTATAGCAGTATAGCTGAGCATCCTCTGCAGCCTGACGCAAAGCCATTCCTTTCTCTGCGTTGAACCCATTTGTGTTTGGGCTTAGTTTAAAGCACATTAGCAGCTTGGCAGGCAACTTCCCAGTGGCCTCCAACATGAAGCAGGTAATGGAGATGTGGTGCAGTAGTCCTTCAGTAGGTCATCTTcccttttgtgttttgcttatGAATAGCTGGATGGGAAGAGGTCTCCTTCTCTGCCTGGGAGATGCAAAGCCTGTAGCTCCTGTTTTGGAGGTGGTTAAAGAGTGGTTAAACCTGTCAAAGTTTGAAGTGTTGAAGGTTCTGCCCTCAGTGTCTGCCTTGTGACCTTTTTTTGATCAAGCTTCTTAATATTACATCCATGTGTTTACTCTCTTTCCGTCTTCTTTTCTGACCtatctttcctttcctgttaaCAGCGCAGCAAAgcctgtgagacctttttttaaaaaaaaaaaaccaccaaaaaccaaaaaaaaccaacaacaaaaagaaacaacaaaaaaacaacgGGGGGGGGGAAAACCCCTTGAGGAATATTTCTTGGTAGCAAACTGACACACAGGTagcttttcaattaaaaaaaaaatatcatatgGTCTCCTGAAAGTGACCTATACACAAAGAGTAGCTTTAACTTTAGTTTATGGTTCTTTGGAATAACAGTTTCTAAACTCATGCTGCCTGCTGAGTGTGGGAATCAGTTCTCTGAGACTGAATGATAGCACAGTAAATTACCCTCACTCCCAAAATAAATCCTCTCAGGACACTAGTCATGACACTTTTGTGGGTTCGCTTAATAGAAAGGGGAAGCCCTTAAGCCTGTCTCTGCTTGTGGTTGTGGTTGTTGGGTGTAAGGTAAATGATGAATTGCTGACTGTATGTTTTGAGTCCTCCAGCGGTTGTTCAGATGATGCCTGATTTGTTTGGTTGCAGGTGGCTTCTGGCTGGGTGTGGAccaggaaggagcagagggcaCTCTGTCATGGACAGGTATATTCTTCGGGATCTTGGCAAGCCTGTGTGTCTCGCTCAATGCCATCTACACCAAGAAGGTGCTGCCTGTGGTGGATGGTAGCATCTGGCGCCTGACCTTCTACAACAATGTCAACGCCTGTGTCCTGTTCTTCCCCCTCATGATGCTGCTGGGCGAGTTCCGCACCCTCTACCACTTTGACAAGCTGGGTAGCCCCAGTTTTTGGGGCGTGATGACCCTGGGGGGAGTGTTTGGCTTTGCTATTGGGTATGTGACTGGACTTCAGATTAAATTCACTAGCCCACTCACCCACAATGTGTCTGGGACAGCCAAGGCCTGTGCCCAAACAGTGCTGGCTGTTATCTACTTTGAGGAGACAAAGAGCTTCTTGTGGTGGACGAGTAACTTGATGGTTCTGGGGGGCTCCTTTGCCTACACATGGGTGAAAGGGCTGGAGATGAGAAGAGTGCAAGAGGATCCTAATGTCAAAAGCAGCGAAAGAAATGAGACTGGTGTATAGGCAGCTCCTGCACCTCAGTTTCTGTGCCTGGGGGGGTTAACCTTTGGTGCTCCGTTCCTCCTGGGGAGAAGAAGAGcaaggagcaggaaaaaaattcacctGCAAAGTGTATGGGGAACTCTGTCAGGAACCAGAGCCAAAGACCTGACTGGATCATGTTTTATCCATGGGGTCTCACCCTGTATTGGGGTTGGGGGGCGCATGTGTTGTAGAGAGCaatcatttcttttttgtgatcgttttttaaaatggatgttCCTATTGACCTAATCTGGGCAATTTGCAtctctggggctgggggaggtgggtgccATCTCACAGTGGACAAAGGCTGGGAGGGGGGCTTTTTGTAACTGGGGGTATAGAATTAACTGAGTGAATGCGGTCTGAAGT
Protein-coding sequences here:
- the SLC35C1 gene encoding GDP-fucose transporter 1; its protein translation is MTGAQLTRTGILRMALGGGGPLAAAEGGGERRAPFLLRALRIAVVVCLYWFTSIAMVFLNKYLLDSPSLRLDAPLFVTFFQCALTAALCLGLSLGAACGPPCPGLPALRLDPKVSRSVLPLSVVFIGMVTSNNLCLKHVGVAFYNVGRSLTTVFNVLLSYLLLKQTTSLYALLACGVIIGGFWLGVDQEGAEGTLSWTGIFFGILASLCVSLNAIYTKKVLPVVDGSIWRLTFYNNVNACVLFFPLMMLLGEFRTLYHFDKLGSPSFWGVMTLGGVFGFAIGYVTGLQIKFTSPLTHNVSGTAKACAQTVLAVIYFEETKSFLWWTSNLMVLGGSFAYTWVKGLEMRRVQEDPNVKSSERNETGV